The Agromyces mariniharenae sequence CATCCGTCACCGCCTCGGCGAACGCCGCCGAGCCGAGGATGAAGTCGATGCGCATGCCCTCGTTGCGGGGGAATCGCAACTGCTTGTAGTCCCAGTACGTGAACAGGCCCTCGGGCACCCGCGACCGCACGACGTCGCTCACCCCCGCGTTCTCGAGCGTGAAGAACGCCTCGCGCTCGGGCCGGGAGACGTGCGTCGTCTGGCCGACGATGACCGTGGGGTCGCCGTTGTCGACGTCGAACGGCGCGATGTTGAAGTCGCCGACGAGAGCGAACGGCACCTCGGGGAACGACGTGGTCTGCTCGCGGGTGTACTCGGTGAGCGCCGCGAGCCAGTCGAGCTTGTACGCGTAGTGCGGGTCGCCGAGCGCCCGCCCGTTGGGGACGTAGAGGCTCCACACGCGGACACCGCCGACGGTGGCGCCGATCGCCCGCGCCTCCTGCGGCTGGTCGGGGCCCTCGACGCCCTTGGCGAAGCCCGGCATTCCGGGGAACGCGGTCTCGACCGACTC is a genomic window containing:
- a CDS encoding exodeoxyribonuclease III; translation: MRLATWNVNSIRTRVDRVVDWMVREDVDVLAMQEIKCKPEQFPAARFEEAGYELVLHGFSQWNGVAIASRLPIESVETAFPGMPGFAKGVEGPDQPQEARAIGATVGGVRVWSLYVPNGRALGDPHYAYKLDWLAALTEYTREQTTSFPEVPFALVGDFNIAPFDVDNGDPTVIVGQTTHVSRPEREAFFTLENAGVSDVVRSRVPEGLFTYWDYKQLRFPRNEGMRIDFILGSAAFAEAVTDASIHRNERKGTAPSDHVPVLVDLALSRTDDDQPMIFG